In one Mucilaginibacter sp. PAMB04168 genomic region, the following are encoded:
- a CDS encoding four-carbon acid sugar kinase family protein, translated as MMIAVIADDLTGAAEIGGIGLKYNLSVEITTGIVAATDKDMLVVNTDARSKSEADAIAITSELSRQLKACNPQLLFKKIDSVMRGHVIPEINAQCEAMDISRALIVSANPALGRTLINGHYLIHDIPVHETSFRHDPEFPVTESHVQTRFANAQNAVTVQPHTAPLPQTGIIVGETHTDEDLHEWALQLQTDTLAVGASGFFTACLDALQQKAEAAHTTEKHLQQPVLYVSGSTFKQSAALVNNLHKSGGPVSYMPAGIMQSTNPEPAAVNYWTDEIITRLKEQGKAVMAIPQDEQAATMYDARHLRKQMALAVKCIFENTTVLELIIEGGSTAAAILEELDINSIFPVQELSAGVIRNAVASSAYPDLHITLKPGSYSWSSEAWAF; from the coding sequence ATGATGATAGCCGTTATTGCGGATGACCTGACCGGCGCGGCTGAAATTGGTGGCATAGGGCTGAAATACAACTTGAGCGTTGAAATTACCACTGGCATTGTTGCCGCTACGGATAAGGATATGCTGGTTGTGAATACTGATGCACGCTCTAAAAGCGAGGCTGATGCTATAGCCATAACCAGCGAGTTGAGCAGGCAATTAAAAGCTTGTAATCCGCAATTGCTGTTTAAAAAGATCGACTCGGTAATGAGGGGGCACGTAATACCGGAGATAAACGCACAATGTGAGGCAATGGATATTAGTCGGGCGCTTATTGTTTCGGCAAACCCTGCTTTGGGGCGTACGCTGATAAATGGGCATTATCTAATCCATGATATACCGGTGCATGAAACCAGCTTTCGGCATGATCCCGAATTTCCGGTGACCGAATCGCATGTACAAACCCGTTTTGCAAATGCACAAAACGCTGTAACGGTTCAGCCGCATACTGCTCCACTGCCGCAAACCGGAATTATTGTTGGCGAAACCCATACGGATGAAGATTTGCATGAATGGGCACTCCAGTTGCAAACCGATACGCTTGCTGTCGGTGCATCCGGTTTTTTTACAGCCTGTTTGGATGCATTGCAGCAAAAAGCCGAAGCAGCACACACAACTGAAAAACATTTGCAGCAACCTGTATTATATGTAAGCGGTAGTACGTTTAAGCAAAGTGCAGCGCTGGTTAACAATTTGCATAAAAGCGGCGGCCCGGTAAGTTATATGCCAGCCGGCATTATGCAATCGACAAACCCAGAACCTGCTGCCGTGAATTATTGGACCGATGAGATAATTACCCGGCTTAAAGAGCAGGGTAAAGCCGTTATGGCTATACCACAGGATGAACAAGCGGCCACTATGTACGATGCCCGCCATTTACGAAAGCAAATGGCTTTGGCTGTAAAATGCATTTTTGAGAACACCACTGTACTGGAACTGATTATTGAAGGTGGCTCAACCGCTGCAGCCATTTTGGAAGAGTTAGATATTAATTCTATTTTTCCGGTTCAGGAATTATCGGCTGGTGTGATCAGAAACGCAGTGGCCAGCAGTGCTTATCCTGATTTGCACATTACCTTAAAGCCTGGCAGTTACAGCTGGAGCAGCGAGGCATGGGCATTTTAA
- a CDS encoding dihydrodipicolinate synthase family protein, with translation MKIDKKYKGTIVPVITPLTDRYQLDDEAVEKIVSNLAKNDAMPFILGTTGESASLPFSLKEAYIQKVSGLKTPDTLLYIGISSNCLEETVDLAKRSFDAGADAVAATLPTYYHLSEEQMRDYFLQLADKIQGPLIVYNIPATTHMSIPLELIEELSYHPFIVGTKDSERSESRLDRSLQLWSDRADFSHFLGWAGKSAYALFNGGDGLIPSTGNLAPEIYCEMTKAVNAGDTDKAYYYQHLSDTLGNLYQSGRTLGESLRALKVLMQDAGLCQAHMMPPLSPLHKHDEVSMLNAYYDLLRQEQALLKLPTHV, from the coding sequence ATGAAAATAGATAAAAAGTACAAAGGCACCATTGTTCCGGTTATCACACCGTTAACCGACCGGTACCAGCTGGATGATGAAGCAGTTGAAAAGATTGTTTCTAATTTAGCAAAAAACGACGCCATGCCTTTTATTTTAGGCACAACGGGCGAATCGGCATCACTCCCGTTTAGCTTAAAGGAAGCTTATATCCAAAAAGTATCGGGTTTAAAAACGCCGGACACTTTATTATACATCGGCATCTCCTCCAACTGTTTGGAAGAGACGGTTGACCTGGCCAAACGCAGCTTTGATGCCGGTGCCGATGCTGTTGCGGCTACGCTTCCTACGTACTATCACCTGTCTGAGGAGCAGATGAGAGACTACTTTCTGCAACTGGCCGATAAGATACAGGGACCGCTCATCGTTTACAACATCCCGGCAACCACGCACATGTCCATCCCGCTGGAGTTGATCGAGGAGTTAAGTTACCACCCGTTTATTGTAGGCACCAAAGACTCCGAACGCAGCGAATCACGGCTTGACCGGTCTTTGCAGTTATGGTCTGACAGGGCTGATTTCAGTCACTTTTTGGGCTGGGCAGGAAAATCGGCCTATGCGCTGTTTAACGGTGGCGACGGCTTAATACCCAGCACAGGTAACCTTGCTCCCGAAATTTATTGTGAAATGACAAAGGCCGTAAACGCCGGCGATACAGATAAAGCTTATTATTACCAACATCTTTCTGACACGTTGGGTAATCTGTATCAATCGGGCCGTACACTAGGCGAGTCGTTGCGCGCGTTAAAGGTATTAATGCAGGATGCCGGCCTTTGCCAGGCGCACATGATGCCCCCGCTTAGCCCTTTGCATAAGCATGATGAAGTAAGTATGCTGAATGCTTATTATGATTTATTACGTCAAGAACAAGCTTTATTAAAACTGCCTACCCATGTCTAA
- a CDS encoding sodium:solute symporter — translation MKPVLGVIDYTIIIAVLLITLYFGLRYARNQNSTQSYFAAKGRVPAWAIGMSLLATLISSVTFLGYPGEGYSNNWILLVQGLMVPIVLLGAIWFIVPLYRKVIGLSTYEYFEKRFGTVARYYSSIAFVLRQFSGMGTVFFLLAVALSNMTGGNTFAIIIVTGLIIIAVNLMGGIEAVIWLDVFQGFMLFASGIVCLVVLLFSIKGGPAEIWNVASAGGRTGFGPYDLNFTKLTFIVMAINGMFYAIQKYGTDQTVVQRYLTAKTDKAAIRASLLGISLTVPVWTLFMFIGTCLFVYYKQHPLPGSVNPNGVFPYFIITQLPTGVVGFILSAMISAAICSLSADLNSLAAVGVEDYYKKISPNRPDKQYLKGGRIMVVVSGLLSMGIGMLYTSIGNEGVLGVVFTLYAIFSGGIVGIFLLGLFSARANRQGINIAIIVCVIFTAYAFLTSTPVGTGESKTLLLDLGKYNFTHHKLMLGVYSHLVVIVVGYVASLFFPKPVLDKNLLYSGWRENSRQEKLEAEQV, via the coding sequence ATGAAGCCAGTTTTAGGTGTAATTGATTACACTATCATTATAGCTGTTTTATTGATTACGCTGTACTTTGGTTTAAGGTACGCACGCAATCAAAACAGTACGCAATCTTACTTTGCAGCTAAAGGCAGGGTTCCGGCCTGGGCCATTGGCATGTCATTGCTGGCTACGCTAATAAGCAGTGTTACTTTCTTAGGCTACCCCGGCGAAGGCTATTCTAACAACTGGATACTGCTGGTGCAGGGTTTAATGGTACCTATTGTGTTGCTGGGCGCTATCTGGTTCATTGTTCCGCTTTACAGAAAGGTAATTGGCCTAAGCACTTATGAATACTTTGAAAAGCGCTTTGGTACCGTGGCTCGTTACTACAGCTCCATTGCGTTCGTTTTGAGGCAGTTTTCGGGCATGGGCACGGTTTTCTTTTTGCTGGCCGTGGCTTTAAGTAATATGACGGGCGGCAACACCTTCGCCATCATTATTGTAACCGGCCTTATCATCATTGCCGTAAACCTGATGGGCGGCATCGAAGCCGTTATATGGCTGGACGTTTTTCAGGGCTTTATGCTGTTTGCCAGTGGTATAGTGTGTTTGGTTGTTTTGTTGTTTTCTATAAAAGGTGGTCCGGCAGAGATCTGGAATGTGGCTTCGGCTGGCGGACGTACGGGTTTTGGTCCATACGATCTTAACTTTACTAAACTTACCTTTATTGTGATGGCCATAAACGGTATGTTCTATGCCATTCAAAAGTACGGCACAGACCAAACCGTGGTTCAGCGTTACCTGACCGCCAAAACCGATAAAGCAGCCATCCGGGCTTCGCTGCTGGGCATATCACTCACCGTTCCGGTATGGACCTTATTTATGTTCATCGGCACTTGCTTGTTTGTTTACTACAAGCAGCACCCCCTGCCAGGTTCGGTTAACCCTAACGGCGTTTTTCCTTACTTTATCATCACACAGCTGCCTACCGGCGTAGTCGGCTTCATTTTATCAGCCATGATCTCGGCAGCTATATGTAGCCTCAGTGCCGATTTAAATTCGTTAGCGGCCGTAGGTGTGGAGGATTACTATAAAAAAATAAGCCCCAACCGCCCCGACAAACAATACCTGAAAGGCGGCCGCATCATGGTAGTGGTATCGGGCTTGTTGTCTATGGGTATTGGCATGCTCTATACCAGCATTGGTAACGAGGGTGTACTCGGTGTGGTATTTACGCTGTATGCTATCTTCTCGGGCGGTATTGTAGGCATATTTTTACTGGGCCTTTTCAGCGCCCGTGCTAACCGCCAGGGCATTAATATTGCCATTATAGTATGCGTTATTTTTACGGCTTATGCATTTTTAACCTCTACCCCTGTTGGCACAGGAGAGAGTAAAACCTTACTGCTCGATTTAGGCAAATACAATTTCACCCACCATAAACTGATGCTGGGCGTATATAGTCACCTGGTAGTAATTGTAGTGGGTTATGTTGCCAGTCTGTTTTTCCCAAAACCGGTACTGGATAAAAACCTGCTTTATAGCGGCTGGCGAGAAAACAGCAGGCAAGAAAAACTCGAGGCAGAACAGGTATAG
- a CDS encoding iron-containing alcohol dehydrogenase: protein MIQHQLLKIHFPGKLIFGNGSLDGLADEVLQLNAKEVLIITITPLLDKLSQLINQLQEKGITVNTDTSITQEPSFADFRTLMQSIAQQNFDVVLGIGGGSVLDVAKLVAAQKNNTQTLEEIVGNGLLKGRTTGLICVPATSGTGSEVSPNAILVDDEHQKKGIISPYLVPDIVYVDPLLTISVPAGITAATGLDALTHCLEAYANKFAQPFIDMYAFEGMRLIAQHLVTAVNNGADEEARSHVAMGSMLGGFCLGPVNTAAVHALSYPLGSTFNLPHGLSNALLLPYVMEFNAPAAPKRYADVAVALGCERQADDAATAQAGVKKIRELIAACGIEATLTEVGITADAIPQMATEAMLITRLLNNNPRPVTYDDAVAIYTAALG from the coding sequence ATGATTCAACATCAACTTTTAAAAATTCATTTTCCGGGCAAGTTAATTTTCGGCAATGGTTCACTTGACGGCCTGGCCGATGAGGTGTTGCAGCTAAATGCTAAGGAAGTATTAATTATAACCATTACGCCATTGCTGGATAAGCTTAGCCAGCTCATTAACCAACTGCAGGAAAAAGGTATAACCGTAAATACCGATACCAGTATAACCCAGGAGCCATCTTTTGCCGATTTCAGAACGCTGATGCAATCTATTGCGCAGCAAAATTTTGATGTGGTATTAGGCATTGGCGGCGGCAGTGTACTTGATGTGGCCAAACTGGTTGCCGCACAAAAGAACAATACGCAAACACTTGAAGAAATTGTAGGCAATGGTTTATTAAAAGGCCGTACAACCGGGCTTATCTGTGTACCGGCAACCTCGGGTACCGGCAGTGAGGTTTCGCCCAATGCCATCCTGGTTGATGATGAGCATCAGAAAAAAGGCATTATAAGCCCTTACCTGGTACCTGATATTGTTTATGTTGACCCACTGCTTACCATTAGCGTACCGGCAGGCATAACTGCAGCAACCGGTTTAGATGCCTTAACACATTGCCTGGAAGCTTACGCCAACAAGTTTGCACAACCTTTTATTGATATGTACGCCTTTGAGGGCATGCGATTGATTGCCCAACACTTAGTTACCGCCGTAAATAATGGTGCTGATGAGGAGGCTCGTTCACACGTGGCTATGGGCAGTATGCTGGGCGGATTTTGTTTGGGGCCGGTAAATACTGCTGCTGTACATGCCCTCTCCTATCCGCTGGGCAGCACGTTTAACTTACCGCATGGCTTATCAAATGCATTACTTTTACCTTATGTAATGGAGTTTAATGCGCCAGCCGCGCCTAAACGCTACGCCGATGTGGCCGTAGCACTGGGATGTGAAAGGCAGGCAGACGATGCAGCAACTGCACAAGCCGGCGTAAAGAAAATACGTGAACTGATAGCCGCATGTGGTATTGAGGCCACCCTTACTGAGGTAGGCATAACAGCCGATGCCATACCGCAAATGGCCACTGAAGCTATGTTGATAACCAGGCTGTTGAACAATAACCCAAGGCCGGTTACTTATGATGACGCAGTAGCCATTTATACAGCGGCTTTAGGATAA
- the pdxA gene encoding 4-hydroxythreonine-4-phosphate dehydrogenase PdxA, with product MSNKPIIGITMGDPASIGPEIAIKALTEEKIYEICRPVLVGDAATFNHIINKLGLGVSINAIKNIAEAKFEFGRPDVYDLRNVDLDKLEFGVVSAMAGDAAFRSVAKVIELAMNGDIDATVTGPLNKKSMNEAGHHYAGHTEIYADFTGTKKYAMLLVEDHMKVIHVSTHVSLRQACDLVKKDRIVEVVELLHNGLISLGEKNLKIGIAGLNPHAGDSGLFGTEDDEEILPAVQEALRLGYDVEGPVPADTMFSKAATGYYGGVVAMYHDQGHIPFKLSGFKWNPEKKQMDSVKGVNITMGLPIIRTSVDHGTAFEIAGKGIASADAMILAIESAVQLAHHKSMVTV from the coding sequence ATGTCTAACAAACCCATTATAGGAATTACCATGGGCGATCCGGCCAGCATTGGTCCAGAGATTGCCATTAAAGCCTTAACCGAGGAAAAAATATACGAAATATGCCGTCCCGTACTGGTTGGCGATGCTGCCACCTTTAACCACATTATTAACAAGCTGGGCTTAGGTGTATCCATCAACGCTATCAAAAATATAGCCGAAGCTAAGTTTGAATTTGGCCGCCCCGATGTGTACGATCTGCGCAATGTGGATCTAGATAAACTGGAGTTTGGCGTAGTATCGGCCATGGCTGGTGATGCCGCTTTCCGTTCGGTTGCCAAAGTAATTGAACTGGCCATGAATGGTGATATTGATGCTACGGTAACCGGTCCGCTCAACAAGAAATCGATGAATGAGGCTGGCCATCATTACGCCGGTCATACCGAAATCTACGCCGATTTTACCGGCACTAAGAAATATGCCATGCTGTTGGTAGAAGACCACATGAAGGTAATTCACGTATCTACCCACGTTTCGCTTCGCCAGGCTTGTGATTTGGTAAAAAAAGATCGTATAGTTGAAGTGGTGGAGCTGTTGCATAACGGCCTGATTAGCTTAGGTGAAAAAAACCTTAAAATTGGTATTGCCGGATTGAACCCACACGCCGGCGATTCGGGCCTGTTTGGTACAGAGGATGATGAAGAAATACTACCTGCTGTACAGGAAGCACTCCGGTTAGGATATGATGTAGAAGGCCCCGTGCCGGCCGATACGATGTTCTCCAAGGCAGCAACCGGGTATTATGGTGGTGTAGTAGCTATGTACCACGATCAGGGCCATATTCCCTTTAAGCTTTCGGGCTTTAAATGGAATCCGGAAAAGAAACAAATGGACAGCGTTAAAGGTGTAAACATCACCATGGGCCTGCCCATCATCCGTACATCGGTTGATCATGGTACCGCGTTCGAGATTGCAGGTAAAGGCATTGCCAGTGCCGATGCCATGATACTGGCCATAGAATCGGCCGTACAGCTCGCGCATCATAAAAGTATGGTTACGGTATGA